ACCTTGTCCCAAATTTAAGTACCCGATATGTTCAAATACCAATCCCTGCAATTTATACTCCTTTGTGTCTTTTAAGAATGTCAATGCTTTCAAATAAGCTTCCATAGTTTCGGATTCCTTACCTTTCACAAGCATTGTTTTGCCATAATAATAGTAAGCCTTTCCAGCTTTCACAGGATCATTCTTTCCCTTGTAATAATCTATAGCAACCCTAATCAAAGAATCTGATTGCAAGCTATCCAAATTGTTTTTATCCAGCACCTGTGTCCACAATAAAGCATAGTCAGCACTTTCTTTAGCATGAAGCCTTTCAGGATACTGTATCAGATTCAATAATTTCATAGCACTGTCAGGATATACTTCTATATACCTTTCAGCCCGTTCCAGTAAATCGACATTTGTATGAGTCTGCATACATGAAACAAGTCCTCCCCCAAGAAATGAAAAAAGCAGAAACAGATATTTATTCATTTTTCTAAACTAAATGAATACAAAGAAACAGAAAATAGTATATTTTCACTAACGTTTTAACACCATTTCACAAACAAGAAACATACATGAAAACAACAACGAGGTTAAGGTAAAACACGACTATGCCTTAACCTTTTTATCACTATGCCTTATTCCAATCCTTATTTTCCAATTGCAGGCTATTCAGCCCGCAATTGGAAAACAAAGAGCCCGCAGATGGAAACCAACGGACTCGCAGTTGTGGGATGGAGTTTTAAATTAAGGGTACGTACATTTAGGAGTAAGGGAAAAGAAGTCTTTCCTTAGTCATTTACGAATAACCCCTTAGAAAGAAAAGGAGAGAATACGACTTTGGGAGGGGGAAAAGCCTCCATTCAACATTTATCGAATAATCAACTGCAATACAACAAAATATTTTTTTTCGTAGATATTCCATACAAAATAAACTCTCTTGTCAGACGATTTTAGCAAACAGTTCCAAATGCTCATCTACATAACCGGCTATCAAAGCTGTTATGCCTTCCTCTTTTTCCAAGAATTCTTCTTCCAGTTCATCGAAAGCTTCATATTGCTCGTACATAGCCATGAATTCATCATCTGTACGCTCCCGTTCCAAATCTTCACGATGGGCATCATAAATCTTTTTGGCTCTATATACCAGTTTACCGAAATCTTCTGCTCCCCACAGACGCATCACTTTAGCAAACGGATTGGCAAAAATATACCCCCCATACCCATTCTGTATCAACTGGCAGAAGCCACCATCCATTACTTCGTCACGAAATATTTGGTAAGCAAGCAAAGTGTGCTGCTCACCTGTCAGCAACGGCATGGACTCAGCGGTCAGCTCACCACCTA
The nucleotide sequence above comes from Bacteroides intestinalis DSM 17393. Encoded proteins:
- a CDS encoding DMP19 family protein, which translates into the protein MIEITDAALRKAAGEGMDTFIQVFTDRYKEVIGGELTAESMPLLTGEQHTLLAYQIFRDEVMDGGFCQLIQNGYGGYIFANPFAKVMRLWGAEDFGKLVYRAKKIYDAHREDLERERTDDEFMAMYEQYEAFDELEEEFLEKEEGITALIAGYVDEHLELFAKIV